Proteins encoded together in one Mastacembelus armatus chromosome 15, fMasArm1.2, whole genome shotgun sequence window:
- the zic2b gene encoding zinc finger protein ZIC 2b has translation MKRMAVVARHNGLVSPLGNNNSGASSIVSPPQPRAPSISVSADSGAGSGMEGLLDFSKGPTVKTELVCKWIDRTSSRQRLGRTATSVCDQTFSSMHELVDHVTTEHVAAGLETFSHVCMWDECMRGGKAFKAKYKLINHIRVHTGEKPFSCAFPNCGKMFARSENLKIHTRTHTGEKPFQCEFCERRFANSSDRKKHSQVHTASKPYDCKALGCTKSYTHPSSLRKHMKVHIKSSPTSEPQDLYNSISHQLHQPHQALLEPLDLKMNQHSPSLANKNTDFPLVSSHELDINSASEVDLLLRSSSPAAVPLDLSLPGLKSQLAHKQQSGRTPRRQRSVNPALPQLSNIKEWYVCTRTTAPHFTLLHPDHIKSEPSDDEEYIT, from the exons ATGAAGCGGATGGCTGTAGTGGCCAGGCACAATGGCCTCGTCTCTCCGCTGGGGAACAACAACTCCGGTGCTTCAAGCATCGTCTCACCGCCCCAGCCGAGAGCCCCTAGCATCTCCGTTTCTGCCGACAGCGGTGCTGGCAGTGGGATGGAGGGCCTGCTAGATTTCTCCAAAGGCCCCACTGTCAAAACCGAGCTAGTCTGTAAATGGATTGATCGAACTTCTTCGAGACAGAGGCTTGGGCGGACGGCGACATCCGTCTGCGACCAAACTTTCAGCTCTATGCATGAGCTGGTTGACCACGTCACCACCGAGCATGTAGCAGCGGGGCTCGAGACTTTCAGTCATGTCTGCATGTGGGATGAGTGTATGCGCGGAGGAAAGGCGTTCAAAGCCAAATACAAACTCATCAACCACATTCGTGTTCACACAGGGGAAAAGCCATTTTCATGCGCATTTCCCAACTGCGGCAAGATGTTCGCACGCTCCGAGAACCTCAAGATtcacacgcgcacgcacactG gtgAGAAGCCATTCCAGTGTGAGTTTTGCGAGCGGCGCTTTGCCAACAGTAGTGACCGGAAGAAGCATTCACAGGTCCATACGGCCTCAAAGCCCTATGACTGCAAGGCCCTAGGCTGCACCAAGTCTTACACCCACCCCAGCTCCCTGCGCAAACACATGAAGGTTCACATCAAGTCGTCACCTACCTCTGAACCCCAGGACCTGTACAACTCTATTTCTCATCAACTCCATCAACCTCATCAGGCTCTCCTGGAGCCCCTTGACCTTAAAATGAACCAACACTCTCCATCACTGGccaacaaaaatacagattttcCTCTTGTGTCCAGTCATGAGTTGGACATCAACTCAGCTAGTGAAGTGGACCTACTGTTGCGGAGTTCATCTCCAGCAGCAGTGCCTTTGGATCTGTCTTTGCCAGGCCTAAAGAGTCAGCTGGCCCATAAACAGCAGAGTGGTAGGACACCACGCAGACAACGCTCAGTCAACCCAGCTTTACCTCAGTTGTCTAATATTAAAGAATGGTATGTCTGTACCAGGACTACAGCACCACACTTTACTCTACTTCACCCAGATCACATCAAATCAGAACCTAGTGATGATGAGGAGTACATCACGTAG